The genomic window TAGTTTGTatcctggaaaattataaaatttacagtaTGCATTAAGTATTAATCGTAAGTGGATCatgtatattaatatcgtacatggaccgcatatgcatatatgctcattggtctctgcatcattattacatctgatctattattatttatgatctatgtatacattcttctctcgggtacctatactttaattaaatcactgttttgctacaAATTAAGGAAGAAATTGATTCTCataattaatttcttgtatcgtCGACAAGTCTGTAACAACATACAGGCGAAGTACTGGCTTGCCCTTACCcttgcgaagactgtgttactcggaaggtgaatgcagccagcatcatttcgaaatcggtaactctccgatgttctgcaataagttctcaactctaccgttggaacatctcaAGGGGCGCAAGCGCACACCGATTTCGGCtgtcacaccaaagcccaTTAGGACAACGGTCTTTATATTGTTCAGTCAACGATATTGATAAAGCTACCAAACCGTGACTCtttatttattcgattttttaattttgccCCAGGGAATGGAGCAAATCacttaatttttcactttctatAGACTTTAAGCATATTTTAAGGACAATTCGAATCGAGCTGTCTCTGTCGGACGATTGCAGCGCCCGCTGCGCTCCACTGATGCTTATGGCGCTGACGTCAATCTACCTATACCATAGTGATCGGTGACTGATGGAGGGAGAGTCTAACGTTCAGACGGTTCGGAATGGTACTGAACTAAGCCCGCGATGGCGCTACTAGGCGGCGACGTCTTTGGAGAATCCATGAAGCACCACGCTTAACAATACGCTAGTTTAGTGCCAATGTACCGAGTGACATGGCGTAGCACCAAAAAATGGTATTCCATTTTTCACAGTGAGTGAGTGATCGAGAGCTCAGCCTAGCCGCGACAAAGGcgacatttttgttttactctTCGTTTGTATTCAAAAATACATACAGCCAGTGTGACTGTATTATATCGATTTCTATTCGTTTCCCTCGCATTGTTTATACGCTGAATCATTCGATATAAGcagttgttattattatacttgttGTTGTGGTTGTAACtgttgttatattattattattatacgccaACGGGGATGATCCATATCTTCTAGTTTATAATTTCGGAATAATTAGATATCACCGTGTATTAAGAATTGGTGGTTCGAAATGATGCAGCTACAAAGAATATTCTATCGCTTTGTCTCAAGCGCGGGTTCGTTTCGAAATGTTATCCCCGTTACTTCACGGCGTTCAATAACCGCTCTGTTCAAGGTATGTAAATTGCTCATCATTTAGTCAAATGTTACGAATCGTATAACGCTGCAAAAAGCCGTGAAGATATATTAACTCTGGGCGCCGATTGTCATGCGTAGAATTGAATCTCAATAATTGTTGACGAAACGACGAGCCGCTCGATAAGAGATTTGATCATAAAGTCTAGGGAATAAGTAAAGCGCATGACGTTTCCCGCCGCGTGGCTATAGCATTCGACATTTTGTGTCGTGTTTGCCACCGATACGCGATATAGGTATGATGACTTATACAAATGTCTTACTCTTATTTCCAGTTAATTACCACGGGAAGATGGTCGAGGGAGACATTGGTTCTTACACCGTTTACTACAATGGGAATTTTCGGCTTCATTAAGTCGAAAGAGGACGACAAGGATCTTAAGGTCACTTCGCAAAAAATTCTACTCGCGAAGGCTGACGCACTATTCGATCAGTCTCAATATAAACAAATATACGAGATGCTGAATCACTACAGGGTGAAAGAGACTTTTGGCATTTACAAAAATACGGGACATGATTTCATAAGGCTTTCGAGAATAATGATATgttctaatttttcaatccaaaCAGGACAGTGGtgatgttgaaattttatggCGGTTGTGCCGAGCGCTCTACAATATGTCGAAAACGGCGTCGGAGGTAGAAGCCAAAAAGATGATATACGAAGGTTACGATCTGGCCGTTGCCGCGTTGGCAATCGACGAGAATCATCACGCGGTTCACAAATGGATGGCGATATTTCTCGACGCGAAGAGCGGACACGAGGGAATGAAGGCGAGAATAACGCAGCTAGCTACCGTGAAAAATCACATGCTGGTAAAATATTCGTCACTGATATATTAGAACTTTTAAATTGTGAAAGCGCTGTGATATTTCATCAATATATCGATCATTTCCCCAGAGAGCGTCGGAACTGAACCCGAAGGATGCGACGACGCTGTACATGCTCGGTAGCTGGTGTTACCAAATTTCCGACCTCGCCTGGTACCAGAGGAAGATTGCAGCCGCGATTTTTGGGGAGCCGCCACAATCTTCCTTTGAAGAAGCGTCGAGATACTTCGAAGCCGCGGAGAAGATGAGCCCCAATTTTTACAGCCATAATTTGTTGATGCTCGGTAAAACTCACTTGAAATTAAACAGGCGCGAGGAGGCcatcaagtttctcaaaatggCTTCGGAGTATGAAGCTCGTAACGACGACGACCATGAAGCTAAAAAACAAGCGCTCAAGCTCCTCAACGACCTTGGGTTCAAGACTTCCTAACTTATTCACACCGCACCGGCTGAATGCAGCTCTAGCTTCGACTGGTTTCAGGGGGCTTTAGGCACTTTATTCGTCCAACGAGTCGACGAAAAGTACAACAAAACGAGAATAATCAAACTGTTTCGCTGCACCTATCCACTGTTATACTTGTTCGTATACTAGACTAAACCAACTAACTGTATTCGCgattatgtattataattgataAGTAGGTAATTATGTGGACGTGTTCCTGATGTAAgttgcttctttttttacaaTGATCATTCGTAAACTTCATCTGCCTGGTTTGATCTGCATCACTTTCCACTCCCTTTTTctttggaaaaaagaaattttaaccTGGATTTTTTCACGGTTATTCTTCGGGATTCTTCGGCTTCTCACTGCTGGACTCCATGCGAAGATTCGAGGTCCAGTTTTCTAAGTCATTTCCGCGGTTGAGCGTGGCATCGTTCTCTATTTGCACGACAATTGCCATCTGTTCTTTAACCGCCCTTCGCATCCGCTGATGGAGGTCCGAGTTGGTTGGTATGAGCCTGTTGAAATCCTTACGTTCCAACTTGAATAGCTCGCATTTTTCAAGCGCGATCACTGTCACCGGTCGCCTGAAGCCTGGATAAAGCAGCGAGGACTCACCGAAGTGAGATCCGTCCTCGAGGTGACATATCTGGGAATTAGGGACGTTTGAATCGTACCTGGATTTCGGATTTTACTCGGTCACCTCATTTTGTCACTCTACCTCTTTTCCAGTGTACGTAATCACGGCTAGCGTCCCACTTCCTATGAAGTACATGCAGTTTCCCTCGTCATCGCATTTGAATATGATTTCATTCGATAGAAAAATCTCTGGTTTCAAAGCGGCTTCAGAAATAACAAAGAACCAATCAGGGTATTGCCGTTTACCGAAGTATGTGTCTAGGTATTCATATTTTAGCCATCATCTCGCTTACTGATTATGCTCCCAACTAGTAGCTTTGGCACGTTCCAGAATATCGCGACGCTATCCATCAGCTGCCGGCAGGTGTGCATCACGATTTCATCCTTCAAATGGTCTGTACACACAAATCAACAATTTGTACTTTCAATGACTGAAATATATACGTGCGTACCTGAAAAGGCACTGACGATTGCGTTTTCCTTGAAGCACTTATCGCGAAATGAGTATTGGTAGTAGTCTAGCAGTTTTCTTTCGAGACTGGGCGGAACTTGTTTTTTACGAATGTAGAGTCTCAGACTATTCCTAATCTGCTGGTACCTCGTTTCTGGCGCATTCTCTGACTCCACCCATTGCAGGATGACCACTGTTAGTGTCGAATAATTCACTCATAAGCAAGTATCAAACTGATGTAAAATtctctataactttataaccGTCGACGCGATTATAGCATCTGCAACTTGCCGATTAGATACAATTGGTAAAGGGTTCCAAAAATGAGCAGCACGCAGGTGACAATTTTATCTCCTATCGTCTCTCCGGTGTTGCTAATTGGGGCAAGATTagttttttgtttacaaattattaacaacCTCCCGTACATACCTATGTGTGAAAGGATTCACATGACTTAGTCTGGAACGATCTATACTAACTGTTCTTTAGTATCAGCCACAATAGTCGAGTCTATGGCGCATAGACCTGTTAGCCCGTTGTAGAAACTTAACTGATATAGTCTGTATTGATCTGCTGAGTGATCCTCTAGATCCGTTATGTAATTAAACCATGTATCCGAATCCTGTAACCACCATtgacaatgaaattattatcttACTGTCCAACTTTCTTAccgaaactgaaaaatttgcaGAGATTATC from Neodiprion lecontei isolate iyNeoLeco1 chromosome 1, iyNeoLeco1.1, whole genome shotgun sequence includes these protein-coding regions:
- the LOC107224839 gene encoding potassium/sodium hyperpolarization-activated cyclic nucleotide-gated channel 1-like; the encoded protein is MMAKDPLAEVKSKSFDSGKRKSTHICELSRGSDSNLLKLQPTAPLRSRLKRLFQKSIIVTEKHPATRFYLRSHAAVSFEKKRHGRSPNWWVIHPCSSVRFGWEIVMCITYLFCFIGIPYFSAFYMLNTSTYHWKESILVPGYFVCIVDIFLNFITGYTSSNSHEIFLDPGVIASHYTRGYFLIDLLTSIPYSWVLQDYHSMPGPTSQNSNFATIMIELLPLLKLLRLRTLYNFLMQFWQVLGIGHNVAVSLWIALLTALIFHWAACFTYGFPFVLMHATGSRIEDSDTWFNYITDLEDHSADQYRLYQLSFYNGLTGLCAIDSTIVADTKEHNTGETIGDKIVTCVLLIFGTLYQLYLIVVILQWVESENAPETRYQQIRNSLRLYIRKKQVPPSLERKLLDYYQYSFRDKCFKENAIVSAFSDHLKDEIVMHTCRQLMDSVAIFWNVPKLLVGSIITALKPEIFLSNEIIFKCDDEGNCMYFIGSGTLAVITYTGKEICHLEDGSHFGESSLLYPGFRRPVTVIALEKCELFKLERKDFNRLIPTNSDLHQRMRRAVKEQMAIVVQIENDATLNRGNDLENWTSNLRMESSSEKPKNPEE
- the LOC107224882 gene encoding regulator of microtubule dynamics protein 1, with the translated sequence MMQLQRIFYRFVSSAGSFRNVIPVTSRRSITALFKLITTGRWSRETLVLTPFTTMGIFGFIKSKEDDKDLKVTSQKILLAKADALFDQSQYKQIYEMLNHYRDSGDVEILWRLCRALYNMSKTASEVEAKKMIYEGYDLAVAALAIDENHHAVHKWMAIFLDAKSGHEGMKARITQLATVKNHMLRASELNPKDATTLYMLGSWCYQISDLAWYQRKIAAAIFGEPPQSSFEEASRYFEAAEKMSPNFYSHNLLMLGKTHLKLNRREEAIKFLKMASEYEARNDDDHEAKKQALKLLNDLGFKTS